The following are encoded together in the Thermoanaerobaculia bacterium genome:
- a CDS encoding cation transporter, whose product MSSKSVAFFLFILIALVGILPAGDAKAPETAVFQVQNLKDEAVVKKLTQSLATIEGVVSAKADAENSQFLVTFEPAKTNPEALTQALTKIDPQTKLEKVQPADANAAKHDCGKCPSKDKCATDKAKEHHEEAKK is encoded by the coding sequence ATGTCTTCAAAGTCTGTAGCTTTCTTTCTTTTCATTCTGATCGCTCTCGTGGGAATCCTTCCCGCCGGTGACGCCAAGGCACCTGAAACCGCCGTTTTCCAGGTTCAGAACCTGAAGGACGAAGCCGTGGTCAAGAAGCTTACCCAGTCCCTTGCAACGATCGAAGGCGTGGTTTCCGCAAAGGCAGATGCAGAAAACAGCCAGTTCCTCGTCACCTTCGAACCGGCCAAGACCAATCCCGAAGCTCTGACGCAGGCGCTGACAAAGATTGACCCGCAGACGAAGCTCGAAAAGGTTCAACCGGCCGACGCCAACGCCGCGAAGCACGATTGCGGAAAGTGCCCCAGCAAGGACAAGTGCGCCACAGACAAAGCCAAGGAGCACCACGAAGAAGCAAAGAAGTAA
- a CDS encoding heavy-metal-associated domain-containing protein, producing MRVPTWVLPFLIILCAGIGIGGARLLVMPSVVKNYASPPAGASLATTILVIDGLKCVDTAERAAGQLEGVPGVVSFTAFASRNRAEIVFDSNICTVNDIINAIEGPVYNASTGEFLFGVYRIVEADGVQYAAK from the coding sequence ATGAGGGTTCCGACCTGGGTACTGCCCTTTCTGATCATCCTCTGTGCCGGGATCGGGATCGGAGGCGCCCGTCTCCTGGTGATGCCCAGTGTGGTGAAAAACTACGCTTCCCCACCGGCCGGCGCGTCCCTCGCGACCACGATTCTCGTTATCGATGGGCTGAAATGCGTGGATACGGCGGAGCGGGCGGCGGGACAACTTGAGGGTGTCCCCGGAGTTGTATCCTTTACCGCCTTTGCTTCACGGAACCGTGCCGAGATTGTCTTCGACTCCAACATCTGCACTGTAAATGACATCATCAACGCCATCGAGGGGCCCGTGTACAACGCATCAACCGGAGAGTTTCTCTTTGGTGTCTATCGCATTGTAGAAGCAGATGGTGTACAATACGCCGCAAAATAA